The following are encoded in a window of Citrobacter freundii genomic DNA:
- the dpiA gene encoding two-component response regulator DpiA — translation MTEPLTLLIVEDETLLAEMHAEYIRHIPGFSQIWLAGNLEQARMMIARFKPGLILLDNYLPDGKGITLLHELTQARYPGGVVFTTAASDMDTVSEAVRGGAFDYLVKPIAYERLGQTLTRYQQRRRMLAGNDSASQKQIDEMFNAYARGEPKGDLPTGIDALTLNAVLKLFADPTVHHTAETIAQALTISRTTSRRYLEYCASRHLIIAEIIHGKVGRPQRIYHGG, via the coding sequence ATGACGGAACCATTAACGCTATTGATCGTTGAGGATGAAACGCTGCTGGCGGAGATGCATGCTGAATATATCCGCCATATACCCGGTTTCAGCCAGATCTGGTTGGCGGGGAACCTGGAGCAGGCGCGGATGATGATCGCGCGTTTTAAGCCCGGTCTGATTCTTCTCGATAACTATTTACCGGACGGTAAGGGCATTACCCTTCTACATGAGTTGACTCAGGCACGCTACCCTGGCGGCGTGGTGTTTACTACGGCTGCCAGTGACATGGATACGGTGTCAGAGGCGGTGCGCGGCGGGGCGTTTGATTATCTGGTCAAACCGATTGCCTACGAGCGACTGGGGCAGACGCTAACGCGCTATCAGCAGCGCAGACGCATGCTGGCGGGTAACGACAGTGCCAGTCAAAAGCAGATTGATGAAATGTTTAACGCTTATGCGCGGGGTGAACCAAAAGGGGATTTGCCTACGGGTATTGATGCGCTAACGCTGAATGCGGTGCTGAAATTATTCGCTGATCCGACGGTACACCATACTGCGGAGACCATTGCACAGGCGTTGACCATCAGCCGCACAACCTCCAGGCGTTATCTGGAGTACTGTGCCAGCCGGCATTTGATTATTGCGGAGATTATCCACGGGAAAGTTGGGCGGCCGCAGCGTATTTATCATGGCGGCTAA
- the tatE gene encoding twin-arginine translocase subunit TatE → MGEISITKLLVVAALVVLLFGTKKLRTLGGDLGTAIKGFKKAMNDENADAKKDADGSVQAEKLSHKE, encoded by the coding sequence ATGGGTGAGATTAGTATTACCAAACTGCTGGTGGTTGCCGCACTGGTCGTTCTGCTGTTTGGTACCAAGAAGTTGCGTACTCTGGGTGGAGACCTGGGAACGGCAATTAAAGGCTTCAAGAAAGCGATGAACGATGAAAATGCCGATGCGAAGAAAGATGCAGATGGTAGCGTTCAGGCTGAGAAGCTTTCTCATAAAGAGTGA
- a CDS encoding aldolase/citrate lyase family protein, which yields MISESLQQRKSRTRRSMLFVPGANAAMISNSFIYPADALMFDLEDSVALREKDTSRRLVYHALQHPLYHDVETIVRVNALDSEWGINDLEAVVRGGADIVRLPKTDTAQDVIDIESEILRIENACGREPGSTGLLAAIESPLGITRAVEIAHASERLIGIALGAEDYVRNLRTERSPEGTELLFARCSILQAARSAGIQAFDTVYSDANNEAGFLHEAAHIKQLGFDGKSLINPRQIDLLHNLYAPTRKELAHARLVVEAAEAAAREGRGVVSLNGKMVDSPVIERALLVISRAELSGIREE from the coding sequence GTGATTTCTGAATCTTTGCAACAACGTAAATCCCGCACACGCCGTAGCATGTTGTTCGTACCGGGCGCCAATGCCGCAATGATCAGCAACTCGTTTATCTACCCGGCAGATGCGCTGATGTTCGACCTGGAAGACTCCGTCGCACTGCGCGAGAAAGATACCTCGCGTCGTCTGGTGTACCACGCGCTGCAGCACCCGCTGTATCACGACGTTGAAACCATTGTTCGCGTAAATGCCCTCGATTCTGAATGGGGTATCAATGACCTCGAAGCGGTCGTTCGCGGTGGCGCTGACATCGTGCGTTTACCTAAAACGGATACTGCGCAGGATGTTATCGACATCGAAAGCGAAATTCTGCGTATCGAAAACGCCTGCGGTCGCGAACCTGGCAGCACCGGTCTGCTCGCTGCTATTGAATCACCGCTGGGCATCACCCGCGCCGTTGAAATCGCTCACGCCTCTGAACGTCTGATCGGTATTGCCCTGGGTGCAGAAGATTACGTGCGTAACCTGCGCACCGAGCGTTCGCCGGAAGGCACCGAACTGCTGTTTGCCCGCTGCTCTATTTTGCAGGCGGCACGCTCTGCGGGCATTCAGGCATTTGACACCGTTTATTCCGATGCCAATAACGAAGCCGGTTTCCTGCATGAAGCCGCACACATCAAGCAGTTGGGTTTTGACGGTAAATCGCTCATCAACCCGCGTCAGATCGACCTCCTGCACAACCTGTATGCGCCAACGCGCAAAGAACTGGCGCACGCCCGTCTGGTTGTAGAAGCCGCTGAAGCCGCCGCTCGCGAAGGCCGTGGCGTTGTCTCCCTGAACGGCAAGATGGTCGACAGCCCGGTTATCGAGCGCGCCCTTCTGGTTATCTCCCGTGCAGAACTTTCCGGCATTCGCGAAGAATAA
- the citX gene encoding citrate lyase holo-[acyl-carrier protein] synthase, protein MHLLPEHATCHAVSIPELLASRDERQARQHAWLTRHCAPLVSFTVVAPGPIKDSELTRRIFNHGITALLTLAEKSGWIVREQSTRVSASGPEGLLSIEAPAHDLKLATIELEHSHPLGRLWDLDVLTPEGEILSRRHFTLPARRCLLCEQSAADCARGKTHTLSELLIRMEELLHDADSRNID, encoded by the coding sequence ATGCACCTGCTCCCTGAACATGCCACCTGCCACGCGGTTTCTATTCCCGAGCTGCTCGCCAGCCGCGATGAGAGACAAGCACGGCAGCATGCCTGGCTCACCCGCCACTGCGCGCCACTGGTCTCTTTTACCGTGGTCGCACCGGGTCCGATTAAAGACAGCGAACTCACTCGTCGCATTTTTAATCACGGTATCACTGCCTTGCTCACGCTGGCGGAAAAATCGGGCTGGATAGTCAGGGAGCAATCTACGCGGGTTTCTGCCAGCGGGCCGGAAGGTCTGTTGTCTATAGAGGCCCCGGCACACGACCTCAAGCTCGCCACCATAGAGCTTGAGCATTCACACCCGCTGGGACGGTTATGGGACCTCGATGTCCTGACTCCGGAAGGAGAAATCCTGTCTCGCCGTCATTTCACGCTCCCTGCCCGCCGCTGCCTGCTGTGCGAGCAAAGCGCAGCCGACTGCGCGCGGGGTAAAACCCACACGCTTTCCGAGTTACTTATTCGCATGGAGGAACTGCTGCATGATGCCGATTCCCGCAACATCGACTAA
- the dcuC gene encoding anaerobic C4-dicarboxylate transporter DcuC, which yields MLTFIELLIGVMVIVGVARYIIKGYSATGVLFVGGLVLLIISALMGHKVLPGSAESTGYTATDIVEYIKILLMSRGGDLGMMIMMLCGFAAYMTHIGANDMVVKLASKPLQYINSPYVLMIAAYFVACLMSLAVSSATGLGVLLMATLFPVMVNVGISRGAAAAICASPAAIILSPTSGDVVLAAKAAEMPLIDFAFKTTLPISIAAIIGMAIAHFFWQRYLDKKENVSHEMLDVAEITTTAPSFYAILPFTPIVGVLIFDGKWGPQLHIITILVLCMLIAAVLEFVRGFNTQKVFSGLEVAYRGMADAFANVVMLLVAAGVFAQGLSTIGFIQSLISIATSFGSASIILMLVLVILTMLAAMTTGSGNAPFYAFVEMIPKLAHSSGINPAYLSIPMLQASNLGRTISPVSGVVVAVAGMAKISPFEVVKRTSVPVMVGLLIVIIATEVMVPATTAVIGG from the coding sequence ATGTTGACATTTATAGAACTCCTTATCGGAGTTATGGTTATTGTGGGTGTAGCGCGCTACATCATTAAAGGTTATTCCGCGACCGGCGTACTGTTTGTCGGTGGCCTTGTTTTACTGATTATCAGCGCCCTGATGGGTCATAAAGTTTTGCCTGGTAGTGCCGAAAGCACGGGCTACACAGCAACAGACATCGTTGAATACATTAAAATTTTGCTGATGAGCCGCGGTGGCGATCTCGGCATGATGATCATGATGCTGTGTGGTTTTGCCGCCTACATGACGCATATTGGTGCAAACGATATGGTGGTTAAACTGGCTTCCAAACCACTGCAATATATCAACTCACCCTATGTGTTAATGATTGCCGCCTACTTTGTCGCCTGCCTGATGTCACTGGCGGTTTCTTCAGCGACGGGGCTGGGCGTACTGCTGATGGCAACCCTCTTTCCGGTCATGGTTAACGTGGGTATCAGCCGTGGTGCTGCGGCGGCCATTTGCGCCTCCCCTGCCGCCATCATTCTATCCCCCACTTCTGGTGATGTGGTTCTCGCCGCCAAAGCCGCAGAAATGCCGTTGATCGACTTCGCATTTAAAACCACGCTGCCGATTTCCATTGCCGCCATTATCGGCATGGCGATTGCCCACTTTTTCTGGCAGCGCTATCTGGACAAAAAAGAGAACGTTTCTCACGAAATGTTAGACGTGGCCGAAATCACCACCACCGCGCCATCGTTTTACGCCATCCTGCCGTTTACTCCGATTGTCGGGGTTCTCATTTTTGATGGTAAGTGGGGACCGCAACTGCACATCATTACCATTCTGGTGCTGTGCATGCTTATTGCCGCAGTGTTGGAGTTTGTCCGCGGGTTCAATACCCAGAAGGTTTTCTCAGGTCTGGAAGTGGCCTACCGCGGCATGGCTGATGCCTTTGCTAACGTGGTAATGCTGTTAGTTGCCGCCGGAGTTTTCGCCCAGGGTCTGAGCACTATCGGCTTTATTCAGAGCCTGATCTCGATCGCCACCTCGTTTGGCTCCGCAAGCATTATTCTGATGCTGGTGCTGGTTATTCTGACCATGCTGGCAGCAATGACCACCGGCTCCGGTAATGCCCCGTTCTATGCCTTCGTTGAGATGATCCCAAAACTGGCGCACTCTTCAGGCATTAACCCCGCTTACCTCTCCATCCCGATGCTGCAAGCGTCGAACCTGGGGCGTACCATCTCCCCGGTCTCTGGTGTGGTCGTTGCCGTTGCGGGTATGGCGAAGATTTCACCGTTTGAAGTGGTCAAGCGCACGTCTGTGCCGGTGATGGTCGGGCTACTGATTGTCATTATCGCCACGGAAGTGATGGTGCCCGCTACAACCGCCGTGATTGGAGGTTGA
- the cspE gene encoding transcription antiterminator/RNA stability regulator CspE, with the protein MSKIKGNVKWFNESKGFGFITPEDGSKDVFVHFSAIQTNGFKTLAEGQRVEFEITNGAKGPSAANVTAL; encoded by the coding sequence ATGTCTAAGATTAAAGGTAACGTTAAGTGGTTTAATGAGTCCAAAGGATTCGGTTTCATTACTCCGGAAGATGGCAGCAAAGATGTGTTCGTACACTTCTCTGCAATCCAGACCAATGGTTTTAAAACTCTGGCTGAAGGTCAGCGTGTAGAGTTCGAAATCACTAACGGTGCCAAAGGCCCTTCTGCTGCAAACGTAACCGCTCTGTAA
- a CDS encoding deaminated glutathione amidase, with protein sequence MFVAAGQFAVGPSWEKSAETCVSLMSQAAGEGVSLLVLPEALLARDDLDPDLSVKSAQWLEGGFLTRLLRESVQNEMTTILTIHVPSLPGRAFNMLVALRRGQVVAHYAKLHLYDAFSIQESRNVDAGDVVPPLLDVEGLKVGLMTCYDLRFPELALAHALQGADILVLPAAWVRGALKEHHWATLLAARALDATCYLIAAGECGNKNIGQSRIIDPFGVTIAAAAETPALIVTEVSAERVRQVRAQLPVLRNRRFAPPQLL encoded by the coding sequence ATGTTCGTTGCTGCAGGGCAATTCGCCGTGGGTCCCTCATGGGAGAAAAGTGCCGAAACGTGCGTATCATTGATGTCCCAGGCCGCGGGCGAGGGCGTCTCATTGTTGGTCTTACCCGAAGCGTTGCTGGCCCGTGACGATCTTGACCCTGACCTGTCAGTGAAATCTGCTCAATGGCTGGAAGGGGGATTTCTGACGCGATTACTGCGAGAAAGCGTGCAGAATGAGATGACAACGATCCTGACGATTCATGTTCCCTCGCTGCCGGGACGGGCGTTTAACATGCTGGTGGCGCTACGAAGAGGTCAGGTTGTGGCTCATTACGCCAAATTACATCTCTATGATGCTTTTTCGATTCAGGAGTCGCGTAATGTTGATGCAGGCGATGTCGTACCGCCGCTGTTGGACGTGGAAGGTCTTAAAGTCGGTTTGATGACCTGTTACGATTTACGCTTCCCTGAGCTGGCATTAGCACATGCTTTGCAGGGGGCAGATATTCTGGTACTCCCTGCGGCCTGGGTACGCGGTGCACTAAAAGAACATCACTGGGCTACGCTGCTGGCGGCCAGAGCGTTGGATGCGACCTGCTATCTGATTGCTGCCGGTGAGTGTGGCAATAAGAATATTGGTCAAAGCCGGATAATCGATCCGTTTGGCGTGACGATTGCCGCTGCCGCAGAAACACCCGCGCTGATTGTTACTGAGGTTTCTGCCGAGCGAGTGCGACAGGTCAGGGCGCAACTTCCGGTGTTACGCAACCGACGCTTTGCGCCACCGCAATTATTATGA
- the crcB gene encoding fluoride efflux transporter CrcB has product MSQLLLAVFIGGGTGSVARWLLSMRFNPLHQAIPFGTLAANLIGAFIIGMGLAWFNRMTHIDPMWKVLITTGFCGGLTTFSTFSAEVVFLLQDGRFGWAMVNVLINLLGSFAMTALAFWLVSASSAH; this is encoded by the coding sequence GTGTCACAACTCCTTTTAGCGGTTTTTATTGGCGGTGGTACAGGTAGCGTAGCCAGATGGCTGTTGAGTATGAGATTTAACCCCCTTCATCAAGCGATTCCCTTCGGCACGCTGGCTGCAAACTTAATTGGGGCGTTTATCATTGGTATGGGGCTGGCGTGGTTCAATCGCATGACCCACATTGACCCTATGTGGAAGGTATTGATTACGACAGGCTTTTGCGGCGGGCTGACCACCTTCTCAACATTCTCAGCAGAGGTGGTGTTTTTACTGCAAGACGGACGTTTTGGCTGGGCAATGGTGAACGTACTGATCAATCTGTTGGGGTCTTTTGCGATGACCGCCCTGGCGTTCTGGCTGGTTTCCGCTTCTTCGGCACACTGA
- the dpiB gene encoding sensor histidine kinase DpiB: protein MSQHKNKTRFSFFRRLAFPLRIFLLILVVSIFIIAALAKYFTASFEDYLTTHVRDMAMNQAKIIASNDSIITAVKHRDYTRLATIADKLQSGTDFDYVVIGDENSIRLYHPNPQKIGYPMQFTKPGALANGESYFITGTGSIGLAMRAKTPIFDDDGKIIGVVSIGYLISKIDSWRSDFLLPMAGVFLLLLLLLMLLSWFFAAHIRRQMLGMEPKQIARVVRQQDALFSSVYEGLIAVDLDGCITAINRSARKMLGLPSPGRQWLGKPIDEVVNPSDFFTQQIAEQRQDAMVNFNGLSVIANREAIRSGDELLGAIISFRSKDEIATLNAQLTQIKQYVESLRTLRHEHLNWMSTINGLLQMKEYDRVLEMVQGESQAQQQLIDDLRGAFADRQVAGLLFGKVQRARELGLKMTIVPGSQLHQLPEGLDSTEFAAIVGNLLDNAFEASLRTQQGNKVVELFLSDEGDEVIIEVADQGCGVPEALREKIFEQGVSTRTDEPGEHGIGLYLIASYVRRCDGVITLEDNTPCGTLFSLFLPKVKKNDDGTINAIDR, encoded by the coding sequence ATGTCACAACATAAAAATAAAACACGGTTTTCTTTTTTCCGCAGACTGGCGTTTCCATTGCGTATTTTCCTGCTGATCCTGGTCGTTTCCATTTTTATCATCGCCGCGCTGGCGAAATACTTCACCGCCAGTTTTGAAGACTACCTGACAACGCACGTCCGTGATATGGCAATGAACCAGGCGAAAATCATCGCCTCTAACGACAGTATCATCACTGCGGTGAAGCATCGCGATTACACGCGTCTGGCGACTATTGCCGACAAGCTTCAGAGCGGGACTGATTTCGATTATGTGGTGATCGGTGATGAGAACTCTATTCGTCTCTACCATCCGAATCCGCAAAAAATTGGCTACCCAATGCAGTTTACCAAGCCCGGTGCGTTGGCAAATGGGGAAAGCTACTTTATTACCGGGACGGGATCTATTGGGTTGGCAATGCGCGCTAAAACGCCCATTTTTGATGATGATGGCAAGATTATTGGCGTGGTTTCGATAGGTTATTTGATCAGTAAAATCGACAGTTGGCGATCGGATTTTTTACTGCCGATGGCGGGTGTGTTTCTTCTGCTGCTGTTGTTACTGATGCTGCTCTCCTGGTTTTTTGCCGCCCATATTCGCCGCCAGATGCTGGGAATGGAGCCCAAACAAATTGCCCGTGTGGTGCGCCAACAGGACGCGTTATTTAGCTCGGTATACGAAGGCTTGATTGCCGTTGACCTGGACGGGTGCATAACTGCTATCAATCGCAGTGCGCGAAAAATGCTGGGGCTTCCGTCGCCAGGGCGGCAGTGGTTGGGGAAACCCATTGATGAGGTTGTTAATCCGTCGGACTTTTTTACGCAGCAGATTGCGGAGCAACGTCAGGATGCGATGGTGAATTTTAACGGGCTAAGCGTTATCGCCAACCGTGAGGCTATTCGTTCCGGCGATGAATTACTCGGGGCGATTATCAGTTTTCGTAGCAAAGATGAAATAGCCACCCTCAATGCCCAGCTGACACAAATCAAACAATATGTTGAGAGCCTGAGAACACTGCGTCATGAACATCTGAACTGGATGTCGACCATTAATGGCCTGCTGCAAATGAAAGAATACGATCGCGTGCTTGAGATGGTGCAGGGGGAATCCCAAGCCCAGCAGCAGCTGATTGATGACCTGCGCGGTGCCTTTGCCGATCGCCAGGTTGCCGGTCTGCTGTTTGGTAAAGTCCAGCGTGCGCGGGAATTGGGGCTCAAAATGACGATTGTTCCCGGAAGTCAACTTCATCAACTTCCCGAAGGGCTGGATAGCACAGAGTTTGCAGCAATTGTTGGCAATCTGCTTGATAATGCATTTGAGGCCAGTTTACGTACCCAGCAAGGGAATAAGGTTGTTGAACTGTTTCTGAGTGATGAAGGGGATGAGGTCATCATTGAAGTTGCCGACCAAGGGTGCGGCGTACCGGAAGCGTTACGTGAAAAAATATTTGAACAGGGTGTGAGCACCCGTACCGATGAACCAGGTGAACATGGCATCGGTTTGTATCTGATTGCAAGTTATGTGAGGCGCTGTGATGGGGTTATTACGCTTGAAGATAACACCCCCTGCGGCACTTTATTTTCTCTATTTCTTCCGAAAGTGAAAAAAAACGATGACGGAACCATTAACGCTATTGATCGTTGA
- the citF gene encoding citrate lyase subunit alpha, with the protein MTQKIEQSQRQDRVATWSRHAESDLSAFHSSAKVALQAQKTRDKKLCANLEDAIRRSGLQDGMTISFHHAFRGGDLTINLVMDTIAVMGFKNLTLASSSLSDCHAPLVEHIRQGVVSRIYTSGLRGPLAEEISRGLLAEPVQVHSHGGRVHLVQSGELSIDVAFLGVPSCDQFGNANGYTGKACCGSLGYARVDADNAKQVVLLTEQLLSYPHNPASITQDQVDLIVQIEQVGDADKIGADATRMTTNPRELLIARSAAEVIANSGYFNEGFSLQTGTGGASLAVTRFLEDKMRSRDIRADFALGGITATIVDLHEKGLIRKLLDVQSFDSAAAKSLARNPNHIEISANQYANWGSKGASVDRLDVVVLSALEVDTNFNVNVLTGSDGVLRGASGGHCDTAVGAALSIIVAPLVRGRIPTLVDNVLTCVTPGSSIDILVTDHGIAVNPARPELAERLQEAGMKVVSIDWLRERAQQLTGQPRAIEFTDRVIAVVRYRDGSVIDVVHQVKE; encoded by the coding sequence ATGACGCAGAAAATCGAACAGTCTCAACGACAGGATCGCGTGGCGACCTGGAGCCGTCATGCTGAAAGCGACCTTTCCGCTTTCCACAGCAGCGCAAAAGTCGCGTTACAGGCGCAAAAAACCCGCGACAAAAAACTGTGCGCTAACCTGGAAGACGCTATTCGCCGTTCAGGTTTACAGGATGGAATGACTATCTCTTTCCACCACGCTTTCCGCGGTGGCGACCTGACCATTAACCTGGTGATGGATACCATTGCCGTCATGGGCTTTAAAAACCTGACGCTGGCGTCCAGCTCCCTGAGCGACTGTCACGCTCCGCTGGTGGAACACATTCGTCAGGGCGTCGTCAGCCGCATTTATACTTCCGGTCTGCGTGGTCCGCTGGCGGAAGAGATCTCCCGCGGTTTACTGGCTGAACCTGTGCAGGTCCACTCTCACGGCGGTCGCGTACACCTGGTGCAAAGCGGTGAGTTAAGCATTGACGTAGCCTTCCTCGGCGTACCGTCCTGCGACCAATTTGGTAATGCTAACGGCTACACCGGTAAAGCTTGCTGTGGCTCACTCGGCTACGCCCGTGTCGATGCCGATAACGCTAAACAGGTGGTCCTGCTGACCGAACAACTGCTGAGCTACCCGCATAATCCTGCCAGTATCACCCAGGATCAGGTGGATCTGATCGTGCAGATCGAGCAGGTCGGTGATGCGGACAAAATTGGCGCCGATGCAACCCGCATGACGACCAACCCGCGTGAGCTGCTGATCGCCCGCAGCGCGGCAGAGGTGATTGCCAACTCCGGCTACTTCAATGAGGGCTTCTCTTTGCAGACCGGTACCGGTGGCGCCTCGCTGGCCGTAACCCGCTTCCTGGAAGACAAAATGCGCAGCCGCGACATCCGCGCCGACTTCGCACTGGGCGGCATCACTGCCACCATCGTTGACCTGCATGAAAAAGGGTTAATCCGCAAACTGCTGGATGTACAGAGCTTCGACAGTGCCGCCGCAAAATCCCTGGCCCGCAATCCAAACCATATTGAGATCAGCGCTAACCAGTACGCTAACTGGGGTTCGAAAGGCGCATCGGTTGACCGTCTGGATGTCGTAGTGCTGAGCGCACTGGAAGTGGATACGAACTTCAACGTCAACGTGCTGACCGGCTCCGACGGTGTGCTGCGCGGCGCATCCGGTGGCCACTGCGATACCGCTGTCGGTGCTGCACTGTCGATTATCGTCGCCCCATTGGTTCGCGGTCGCATCCCGACGCTGGTTGATAACGTGCTGACCTGCGTCACCCCTGGCTCCAGCATTGACATCCTGGTCACTGACCACGGTATCGCCGTCAACCCTGCACGTCCTGAACTGGCTGAACGTTTGCAGGAAGCGGGGATGAAAGTGGTCTCCATCGACTGGCTGCGCGAGCGTGCACAGCAGCTTACCGGTCAGCCACGCGCCATCGAATTCACCGACCGGGTGATTGCCGTTGTGCGTTACCGCGACGGTTCAGTGATTGATGTTGTGCATCAGGTGAAGGAATAA
- the citC gene encoding [citrate (pro-3S)-lyase] ligase codes for MFGNNIFSHVKRSENKKMAAIAQFLKENDLSVDTTVEIFITVTRDDRLIACGGIAGNIIKCVAISETVRGEGLALTLATELINLAYERHCTHLFIYTKTEYEALFKQCGFSTLTSVPGIMVLMENSTTRLKRYAESLTKQRREGKKIGCIVMNANPFTNGHRFLIQQAAAQCDWLHLFLVKEDTSRFPYEDRLDLVLKGTKDIPHLTVHRGSEYIISRATFPCYFIKEQSVINHCYTEIDLKIFRQYLAPALGVTHRFVGTEPYCTVTSQYNNDMRYWLETPTLPAPPIELVEIERLCFQEMPISASWVRKLLVKKDLTAIAPLVPEATLHYLQNMLERTSPGAAVRQNTPALATGEK; via the coding sequence ATGTTCGGTAATAATATATTCTCGCACGTGAAGCGCTCAGAAAATAAAAAGATGGCGGCTATCGCTCAATTTCTGAAAGAGAATGATTTGAGCGTGGATACGACCGTTGAAATATTTATCACCGTCACCCGTGATGACCGCCTGATTGCCTGCGGCGGTATTGCCGGAAATATCATTAAATGCGTGGCTATCAGCGAAACCGTGCGCGGCGAAGGCTTAGCCCTGACGCTCGCCACTGAGCTGATCAATCTCGCGTATGAGCGTCACTGTACGCATCTCTTCATTTATACCAAAACCGAATACGAAGCGCTGTTTAAGCAGTGTGGCTTCTCTACGCTGACCAGCGTACCAGGCATTATGGTGCTGATGGAAAACAGCACCACGCGTCTGAAGCGTTACGCCGAATCGCTGACAAAACAGCGTCGCGAAGGAAAAAAAATTGGCTGTATCGTCATGAACGCCAACCCTTTTACCAACGGTCATCGTTTTCTGATCCAACAGGCAGCGGCACAGTGCGACTGGCTACATCTGTTTCTGGTAAAAGAAGACACCTCACGCTTTCCGTATGAAGACCGTCTGGATCTGGTACTTAAGGGAACAAAAGATATTCCGCATTTAACCGTGCATCGCGGATCGGAATACATCATTTCTCGCGCCACGTTCCCGTGCTACTTCATTAAAGAGCAGAGCGTCATTAACCACTGCTACACCGAAATAGACTTGAAAATCTTCCGCCAGTATCTGGCCCCGGCACTTGGCGTCACGCACCGCTTCGTCGGTACCGAACCGTATTGCACCGTCACCTCCCAGTACAACAACGACATGCGCTACTGGCTGGAGACCCCAACGCTCCCCGCCCCACCGATTGAACTGGTGGAAATTGAGCGGCTGTGCTTCCAGGAGATGCCGATTTCCGCCTCCTGGGTACGCAAGCTGCTGGTTAAAAAAGATCTCACGGCTATCGCCCCTCTGGTTCCTGAAGCCACGTTGCACTACCTGCAAAACATGCTTGAGAGAACCTCGCCAGGCGCGGCAGTCCGCCAAAATACCCCCGCATTAGCAACAGGTGAAAAATGA
- the citD gene encoding citrate lyase acyl carrier protein, which produces MKIKQAAVAGTLESGDVMIRIAPLDTQDIDLQVNSSVEKQFGDAIRTTILDVLSRYNVRGVQLNVDDKGALDCILRARLEALLARASGIPALPWEDCQ; this is translated from the coding sequence ATGAAAATAAAGCAGGCAGCCGTCGCAGGCACTCTCGAGTCCGGTGATGTGATGATTCGCATCGCCCCGCTCGATACGCAGGATATCGACCTGCAGGTTAACAGTAGCGTTGAAAAACAATTTGGTGATGCCATTCGCACCACCATCCTCGACGTTCTGTCCCGCTACAACGTACGCGGCGTGCAATTAAATGTTGATGATAAAGGCGCACTGGACTGCATTTTACGTGCGCGACTGGAAGCATTACTGGCCCGCGCCAGCGGCATTCCGGCACTGCCATGGGAGGATTGCCAGTGA
- the pagP gene encoding lipid IV(A) palmitoyltransferase PagP codes for MIVAKRYFLFISFVFIQLAVIPQATAEDKGWFDTFTDNVSETWQQPEHYDLYVPAITWHARFAYDKDKTDRYNERPWGAGFGQSRWDDKGNWHGLYIMAFKDSYNKWEPIGGYGWEKTWRPLADDNFHTGLGFTAGFTARDNWNYIPVPVILPLASIGYGPATFQMTYIPGTYNNGNVYFAWMRFQF; via the coding sequence GTGATTGTCGCGAAGCGCTATTTCCTGTTTATTTCATTTGTTTTTATTCAGTTGGCTGTTATTCCACAGGCCACAGCTGAAGATAAAGGTTGGTTTGATACCTTCACAGATAATGTCAGTGAAACCTGGCAGCAGCCGGAGCATTATGACCTGTACGTGCCCGCCATTACCTGGCATGCGCGATTTGCCTACGATAAAGATAAAACAGATCGTTACAATGAACGCCCCTGGGGAGCGGGATTTGGTCAGTCCCGTTGGGATGATAAAGGCAACTGGCACGGGCTGTATATTATGGCCTTTAAGGATTCCTACAATAAGTGGGAACCCATCGGAGGATATGGCTGGGAAAAAACCTGGCGCCCGCTGGCCGATGATAACTTCCATACTGGTCTGGGCTTTACCGCCGGTTTCACCGCGCGTGATAACTGGAACTACATTCCTGTGCCGGTGATACTGCCACTGGCATCGATAGGTTATGGTCCGGCAACGTTTCAGATGACCTACATACCCGGTACGTATAATAACGGGAATGTCTATTTTGCCTGGATGCGTTTCCAGTTTTGA